TCCCCCGGTGTCGACCTGAGCGACGTGCAGGCGGTGATAGGCCTGGACAGCCGCCCTCACTTCCGTCCCCATCTGCGCCAGTTGCCCAACCACTTGCAACCGGCGATGGACAAGAGCGCCGGCGGCGTGACCAGCGGCAATGCGCCAGGCAAGTGGACCGTGACCGACCTGGCCCGCCACTACAACATCACGCCGCTTTACAACAAAGGCATCCACGGCAAAGGCGCCACCATAGGCATCGTCACCCTGGCCAGTTTCACCCCGTCCGACGCCTTCCAATACTGGAGTTCGATCGGCCTCGCCGCCGATCCGAACCGCCTCACCGTGGTCGACATCGACGGCGGCCCCGGCGCGCCAGACGACGATGCCGGCTCCAGCGAAACCACCCTGGATGTCGAGCAGTCTGGCGGCATCGCGCCGGAAGCCAAGATCATCGTCTACCAGGCGCCCAACACTACTCAGGGCTTCGTCGACGCCTTCGCCAAGGCGATAGAGTCCAACGCCGCCGACACGCTGTCGGTCAGCTGGGGCGAATGGGAATGGTTCGATCAGCAGGCGCAGACGGTGAATCCGGTGGGAGGCAAGAGCGCCAATGTGCTGCAAACCTACCATGACCTGTTCCTGCAAGCCGCCCTGCAAGGCCAGACCATGTTCGCGGCCTCCGGCGATTCCGGCGCTTACGATGTGAACCGCGCCGCGCCGCTGCCGCAATACAACAAGGTGCTGTCGGTGGATAGCCCGGCCAATCAGCAATTCATCACCGCCGCAGGCGCCACCACCGTGCCGACCACGCTGACCTTCCACCCCAACGGCAAGGAAATGAAGGTCAAGATTCCGTCCGAACGCGCCTGGGGCTGGGACTACCTGAACGGCTTGTGCAAGGCGCTGGGCAAGGACCCGGTTGCCTGCGGCACGTTCCCAGTCGGAGACGGCGGCGGCGTCAGCAGCTTCATCAGCCGTCCGTTCTACCAGAACTGGCTGCCCGGCATGCGAAACAGCCCGGCTGGCCAGCAACTGGTGGACAGCAGCCAGAACCCGCCCCAGGTGGTCGCCACCCTGCCCGCCAATTTCCAGGGCCGCAATGTGCCGGACATCTCGATGAACGGCGACCCGGAAACCGGCTACGTGGTGTACTACACCTCCAGCAAGACGGGCTTCTCGATCCAAACCAATAACGGCGGCACCAGTTTCGTCGCGCCGCAATTGGCCGGCATCACCGCGCTGCTGAACCAGTCGCTGGGCGGCCGCCTGGGCCTGCTGAACTTCTCCTTGTACGGCTTGGCTGCCACTGGCCACGGCTATCATGGATTCGGCCGCCACGGCGCGCCGCTGCGCGACATCGTGGCCGGCAACAACTGGGGCTACAACTCGCATCGCGGGTATGATCAAGCCACCGGTGTCGGCGCGCCCGACGTGGCCAATCTCGACGCGGCGCTGAGACGCTACTTCTGGTTCTGATCCCGCGTCAATGGGAAACGGCCCTGTTCAGGGCCGTTTTCTTTATTCATCGCGAATGCTCGTGACCACGACGCCGACTACTGTTGCAGGTAGTCAAAGGCCACCGTTCCCAAATCCAGCGTCAGATCGCAGATGAAATGCCTGGCGGACAGCACCTCCAGCACCGGCAGCTCCGCCACCGGCGCCAAGGCATGCGGATGCAGCTCCAGCGCGCCCGGCGCGCTCCATGCGCCTTTGATCGTCACATCGGTGGTGTGATAGCGGACCAGCTCGCAAATGCGCGGCGTGCCGTCCACATGCGGAATGATCTTCAACAGGAAATTGGGCTCTGCCAGACTGGACAGCAAGGCCGTCCGGTCCAGCGACTGATACTTGTAGCCCATGGTGCCGGTAGCGATGCGCACCGGCCCGAAATCCAGGCTGCCCACCAGGGTATCCTGATGCACCTCCAGCCTGGGGCGTCCCGCCTTCTTCGGGAATCCCCACAATTCTCGCCCGCCGGCCAGCGGCGGCTGATCATCCAGAAACATGGAATGCACATAACTACCGCGTTCCCCGCGAAAACTCACCGGTATCACCTGCCCGCTTTCTGAATAATCGCCAAAACCGGTGGAGTCCGGCATGCGGATGAACTCATACTTCACCACCGGCTCCAGCGCCTGCAGCGGCTCCGGCAGTACGGCCTGGATGGCATCGGGATCCGTGCGGTAAGTGATGACCAAGTATTCCCGATTGACGAAGCGATACGGTCCAGGCGGAAAGGCCGGACTGGTCAAAGGCATGGCGAAAGCGCGGTGGCGGACTTCCTGCTGCTTCATGGCAAGCTCCTGATGTTGGGTGAGCTATGAACAGTCCGCAATATGAAACAGATACCGCGCTGCAACATTTTTCCCTGTCCATAGGATCAGGCCAGCTGCGGAAACTTAGCGAGGTTGACGCGCGCGGCGCACTGCCAGCATCATTGCCTATCCATTTGCGCCAACATCGCCTGCGCCAGGCAAGGACCCGCTATATGAACGCAGCCAAGAAGATTCGCCGTTTCATTGAGGAAGGCCACGATCCGCAACAAATGCAGGTGCTGAAGGAATTGGCAGCCGCGCTGGAGATGGGACGCTCCTTTGACCTGAGCCAGCTCTACGATATCGATATGCGGTATTTCGACGTCGCCATCGACTTGTTGAAAGATTGGCGCTTCGACCACCACATCAGTTCCCGCAGCAAGCTGCTGGAACAGCTGTTGACCGAAATCGCGCCCGAGCAGAAAGCGGCAACCAGCGCCGAGGCGGCCTCCGCTGCCCAGCAGAGCGGCGACAGCGGCAGCAAAAAGAAGAAAGGGTAAGCCTGCGAGCTCGCCTGCAGGCCAAAGAGTGACGGCGGCGACGTTCAGCTTGCCTGCGTCTGCAGGCCATCGGGCACGGGTTGCCAGCACTGCAGCATGGCGCTGCGCTTGCCCAGTTCCAGCAGGGACATCACCTGCCACGCCTCCTCGGCAGTCACCGGATTGCCTTTCCCGCTCAGAATCGCATCGCGGATGGCCGCGTAATAGCGGACATAGTCCCCCGCCGGACCAGTGAATGGCTGACTGACGCCATCCAGCAATACGCAGCCAGGCCGCGAGTCCCGCCCCCACCCCAGGCCGCCCGGCCGCTCTCCCGACTTCAGCGCGTCCTCCTGCGGGTCCAGGCCATGCTTGGTGAAACTGCCGCGGGTCCCGTGGATGGTGAAACGCGGCGCCGCGGCGGCTGCCAGCGCGCTGCCATGCAGAACGACCCTCTTATCCGGATAACGCAACATGGCATGAAACCAGTCATCGCTCTGCGCGTCATCGCGCAAAGCCGCCAACTCCAAACTGATCGCCTGCGGCAAGCCGAACAACTGCAATGTTTGATCAAGCAGATGCGGCCCCAGATCGAACCACAGCCCGGCCCCCGGCCCTGGCGATTCACGCCAGCGTTGTCGCACCTGCGGCCGGTAGCGATCAAAATGCGACTCGAAATGAACCACTCTTCCAAGCGAGTCGTCCTCCAGCAATTGCCGCACCGCCAGAAAATCGGCATCCCAGCGCCGGTTATGGAAAACCGACAACATCGTGCCGGCCAGGGCGGCCTCTTCGATCAACTGCCTTGCCTGCGCGGCATCCAAGGTGAATGGCTTGTCCACCACCACATGCTTGCCAGCGCGCAATGCCGCCTGCGCCAATGGAAAGTGGCTGTCGTTCGGCGTGGCGATCACGACCACATCGATATCGCTCTCATCCAGCAATGCCTCAGCGTTCGGCCAGACCCGAACTCCGGGCCAATCCTGCGCCACATGCTCCGGCTTGCTGGAAGAAACCGCGACCAATTCCAACCCCTCGGTCGCATTCAATAAAGGCGCATGAAAGGTCGCGCCAGCATAGCCATAACCCAACAATCCGGCTTTGAGTCGTCTCGTCATCTTGCATCCTCTCGAAGTCCACATGATACGGCCCCGGGAGCAGACACCCAACCCTATCAACAAAGCAAGCATGCCTAGGCGTTCGAAACGTAAGTCCTGCAGGATTGAGCGGACTGGCAGACCAGAAGGCGGAACAGGGGTTTGCCCCACGAAAAGGCCCGGCGGATGCCGGTCGCAGAAACAAGCGAACCAACACAAAAAAACCAGCTCATCGAGCTGGGGTGTGGGGTTCGCCTGAGAATCTTCGAGTCGCTCACCGGAGAGCGCAAAGCACAAAGCCCAGCTCGATAGAGCTGGGCTTGTGTATGAGGCGTCTGGCGGTGTCCTACTTTCACATGGCGAATGCCACACTATCATCGGCGCTAAGATGTTTCACGGTCCTGTTCGGGATGGGAAGGCGTGGGACCATCTCGCTATGGCCACCAGACATAAACTGGCACAAACTGAAAGAAGCCTGAATCAGAGCTTGTCTCTGATCCTGAATATTCGGTATCTGATCGTGTCGCACACACTCTATCTTCGTCACTTAGTTCTCTAAGTCACTCAAATGATAGGATCAAGCCTCACGAGCAATTAGTATCGGTTAGCTTCACGCCTCACAGCGCTTCCACACCCGACCTATCAACGTCCTGGTCTCGAACGACTCTTCAGGGAGGTCAAGCCTCCAGGGAAGTCTCATCTTCAGGCAAGTTTCCCGCTTAGATGCTTTCAGCGGTTATCTCTTCCGAACTTAGCTACCCGGCAATGCGACTGGCGTCACAACCGGTACACCAGAGGTTCGTCCACTCCGGTCCTCTCGTACTAGGAGCAGCCCCCGTCAAACTTCCAACGCCCACTGCAGATAGGGACCAAACTGTCTCACGACGTTTTGAACCCAGCTCACGTACCACTTTAAATGGCGAACAGCCATACCCTTGGGACCGGCTACAGCCCCAGGATGTGATGAGCCGACATCGAGGTGCCAAACACCGCCGTCGATGTGAACTCTTGGGCGGTATCAGCCTGTTATCCCCGGAGTACCTTTTATCCGTTGAGCGATGGCCCTTCCATTCAGAACCACCGGATCACTATGTCCTGCTTTCGCACCTGCTCGACTTGTCGGTCTCGCAGTTAAGCTACCTTTTGCCATTGCACTATCAGCACGATTTCCGACCGTACCTAGGTAACCTTCGAACTCCTCCGTTACACTTTGGGAGGAGACCGCCCCAGTCAAACTGCCTACCATGCACTGTCCCCAATCCGGATCACGGACCAAGGTTAGAACCTCAAACACACCAGGGTGGTATTTCAAGGACGGCTCCACCAGAACTAGCGTCCTGGCTTCAAAGCCTCCCACCTATCCTACACAAGTCTGTTCAAAGTCCAATGCAAAGCTACAGTAAAGGTTCACGGGGTCTTTCCGTCTAGCAGCGGGGAGATTGCATCTTCACAAACACTTCAACTTCGCTGAGTCTCAGGAGGAGACAGTGTGGCCATCGTTACGCCATTCGTGCGGGTCGGAACTTACCCGACAAGGAATTTCGCTACCTTAGGACCGTTATAGTTACGGCCGCCGTTTACCGGGGCTTCGATCAAGAGCTTGCACCCCATCACTTAACCTTCCGGCACCGGGCAGGCGTCACACCGTATACGTCCACTTTCGTGTTGGCACAGTGCTGTGTTTTTGTTAAACAGTCGCAGCCACCGATTCTCTGCGACCTGTCAAAGCTTCATCCGCAAGGGACTACACCTCAACAGGCATACCTTCTCCCGAAGTTACGGTATCAATTTGCCGAGTTCCTTCTCCTGAGTTCTCTCAAGCGCCTTAGAATTCTCATCCTGCCCACCTGTGTCGGTTTGCGGTACGGTTCTTGTGTAGCTGAAGCTTAGTGGCTTTTCCTGGAAGCGTGGTATCAGTCACTTCAGGTCCGTAGACCCTCGTCATCACTTCTCGGCGTTAAAGAAGAGCGGATTTGCCTACCCTTCACGCCTACCGGCTTAAACAGACTATTCCAACAGTCTGATGACCTAACCTTCTCCGTCCCCACATCGCACTACACAAAAGTACGGGAATTTTAACCCGTTTCCCATCGACTACGCTTTTCAGCCTCGCCTTAGGGGCCGACTCACCCTACGCCGATGAACGTTGCGTAGGAAACCTTGGGCTTTCGGCGAGCGGGCTTTTCACCCGCTTTATCGCTACTCATGTCAGCATTCGCACTTCTGATATCTCCAGCATCCCTTACGAGACACCTTCACAGACCTACAGAACGCTCCCCTACCACGCACAGTAAACTGTGCATCCGCAGCTTCGGTTATCAGTTTGAGCCCCGTTACATCTTCCGCGCAGGACGACTCGACCAGTGAGCTATTACGCTTTCTTTAAATGATGGCTGCTTCTAAGCCAACATCCTGGCTGTCTAGGCCTTCCCACTTCGTTTACCACTTAACTGATCATTTGGGACCTTAGCTGGCGGTCTGGGTTGTTTCCCTCTTGACAATGGACGTTAGCACCCACTGTCTGTCTGCCAAGCTCGCACTTTCCGGTATTCAGAGTTTGCCATGGTTTGGTAAATCGCAATGACCCCCTAGCCATAACAGTGCTTTACCCCCGGAAGTGATACTTGACGCACTACCTAAATAGTTTTCGGGGAGAACCAGCTATCTCCGAGTTTGTTTAGCCTTTCACCCCTATCCACAGCTCATCCCCTAGTTTTGCAACACTAGTGGGTTCGGACCTCCAGTGCGTGTTACCGCACCTTCATCCTGGCCATGGATAGATCACTCGGTTTCGGGTCTACGCCCAGCAACTAAAGCGCCCTATTCGGACTCGGTTTCCCTACGCCTCCCCTATTCGGTTAAGCTTGCTACTGAACGTAAGTCGCTGACCCATTATACAAAAGGTACGCAGTCACGGAACAAGTCCGCTCCCACTGTTTGTATGCATCCGGTTTCAGGTTCTATTTCACTCCCCTCCCGGGGTTCTTTTCGCCTTTCCCTCACGGTACTGGTTCACTATCGGTCGATCATGAGTATTTAGCCTTGGAGGATGGTCCCCCCATCTTCAGACAGGATTTCTCGTGTCCCGCCCTACTTGTCGACTGCCTAGTTCTTGCGATGCGTTTTCGTGTACGGGGCTATCACCCACTATGGCGGTCCTTTCCATGAACCTTCCACTAACGCAACTCATAACACAGTCAGGCTGTTCCGCGTTCGCTCGCCACTACTTACGGAATCTCGGTTGATTTCTTTTCCTTCAGCTACTTAGATGTTTCAGTTCGCTGAGTTCGCCTCCTCTGACCTATGGATTCAGTCAGGGATCTCCTTGCGGAGGGGTTTCCCCATTCGGACATCGCGGGATCAAAGCTCTATTGCCAGCTCCCCCGCGCTTTTCGCAGGCTTACACGTCCTTCATCGCCTATGATCGCCAAGGCATCCACCAGATGCACTTAGTCGCTTGACCCTATCATTTCAGTAACCTAAATTACCGCAACAACAGAGAGTGTTTGTGCGACGACTGCACCGCCCCTTTTGATATGGCGACGCAGCCTTAGATACAATCAAATACCCAAGATGACGATTCATTCAACATGCAGAATTAACTCCATGTCGTTTGTCTTGCCGTCTTTATATATTCGGCTTCTTCAGTTTGTTAAAGATCGGGCGTTTATACAACGCAAACAGAATCCAACTCTTCCGAATTCGATTTTGTTTGCGATGGTGGAGGATGACGGGATCGAACCGACGACCCCCTGCTTGCAAAGCAGGTGCTCTCCCAACTGAGCTAATCCCCCTCTTTTTGGGTGATGCTGCGTTGCTCAGTCGCTCATGTGCATAAGCACATGCCGCTCCTTCGCGCCTTGCCTGACCCAAAAAATACTGGTGGGTCTGGTAGGACTCGAACCTACGACCCCTGCGTTATCAACACAGTGCTCTAACCAGCTGAGCTACAAACCCAGTAGTCGTTTGATACCACATCCTTTTCGATCAAAATCCAGCAGATCCAAGCGAAAGCTGACGACGTGTACATCGAGTACACGAGGAAGCTTTCAACGCAGAGCTGCGCCGATTTTCATCGAAAATGCCCTTAACTTGAATAACCGATAGGCTGTAAGTACTTGGCAATCGCCATTCTCTAGAAAGGAGGTGATCCAGCCGCAGGTTCCCCTACGGCTACCTTGTTACGACTTCACCCCAGTCATGAATCCCACCGTGGTAAGCGGCCTCCTTACGGTTAGCCTACCCACTTCTGGTGAAACTCACTCCCATGGTGTGACGGGCGGTGTGTACAAGACCCGGGAACGTATTCACCGCAGCATGCTGATCTGCGATTACTAGCGATTCCGACTTCACGCACTCGAGTTGCAGAGTGCGATCCGGACTACGATCGGTTTTCTGAGATTAGCTCCACCTCGCGGCTTGGCAACCCTCTGTACCGACCATTGTATGACGTGTGAAGCCCTGCTCATAAGGGCCATGAGGACTTGACGTCATCCCCACCTTCCTCCGGTTTGTCACCGGCAGTCTCATTAGAGTGCCCAACTTAATGATGGCAACTAATGACAAGGGTTGCGCTCGTTGCGGGACTTAACCCAACATCTCACGACACGAGCTGACGACAGCCATGCAGCACCTGTGTTACGGCTCCCTTTCGGGCACCAAGATATCTCTACCAAGTTCCGTACATGTCAAGAGCAGGTAAGGTTTTTCGCGTTGCATCGAATTAATCCACATCATCCACCGCTTGTGCGGGTCCCCGTCAATTCCTTTGAGTTTTAACCTTGCGGCCGTACTCCCCAGGCGGTCAACTTCACGCGTTAGCTACGCTACCAAGGATTCAAACCCCCAACAGCTAGTTGACATCGTTTAGGGCGTGGACTACCAGGGTATCTAATCCTGTTTGCTCCCCACGCTTTCGTGCATGAGCGTCAGTGTCATCCCAGGGGGCTGCCTTCGCCATCGGTATTCCTCCACATCTCTACGCATTTCACTGCTACACGTGGAATTCTACCCCCCTCTGACGCACTCTAGTCGTGCAGTCTCCAATGCCGTTCCCAGGTTGAGCCCGGGGCTTTCACATCAGACTTGCACAACCGCCTGCGCACGCTTTACGCCCAGTAATTCCGATTAACGCTTGCACCCTACGTATTACCGCGGCTGCTGGCACGTAGTTAGCCGGTGCTTATTCTTCAGGTACTGTCATCCCCGCCAGGTATTAACCAGCGGGATTTCCTCCCTGACAAAAGTCCTTTACAACCCGAAGGCCTTCTTCAGACACGCGGCATGGCTGGATCAGGCTTGCGCCCATTGTCCAAAATTCCCCACTGCTGCCTCCCGTAGGAGTCTGGGCCGTGTCTCAGTCCCAGTGTGGCGGATCATCCTCTCAGACCCGCTACTGATCGTCGCCTTGGTGGGCTCTTACCCCACCAACTAGCTAATCAGACATCGGCTGCTCGTATAACGCGAGGTCTTTCGATCCCCCGCTTTCCCCCTCAGGGCGTATGCGGTATTAATCCGGCTTTCGCCGAGCTATCCCCCATTACACGGTACATTCCGATGCATTACTCACCCGTTCGCCACTCGCCACCAGGAGCAAGCTCCCGTGCTGCCGTTCGACTTGCATGTGTAAAGCATGCCGCCAGCGTTCAATCTGAGCCAGGATCAAACTCTTCAGTTCAATCTCAAGCAAATTTTCTGGCACGCAAGTTCAAAGAAATAAACAAGTATCTCTTGTCTCTTGCAGTGCAAGTATTTGGCTTTCACCAAGCACTTACACCTATCGGTTATTCGTTCTGTTAAAGAGCAGTGCTTTCGCTGCCTTCGTCACACCGGAGAACCGTTTCGTTCCCGCTGTTTCGTTCGCTGCGTCAGCTGAGGAGGCGAACTATACGCCCGGGCCCCGAACCCGTCAACACCTTTTGCGAGAAAAAACGAACTTTCTTCGACCCGCCCACGCAAGGCATTGATTTGCAAGAAAAGCGGCCGAAAGGGATATTCATGAAAACGCAAAACACCTACCCTTGGACCGTATCCAAGACGGTCTCCGTCAAACAAAAACCGGCTCGAATCATGGATTCGAGCCGGTTCGTTTATACCTATTAATATAGATAGCCGTTGACTACTCCTCGCCCGCGCGCTTCTTCACATTGCCACTGCCGCGCTTGCGCGCCGCCGGCTGCGTTTGCGATGGCTCTTGAGTCGGCGCGACCGCTGGCGGAACATCCTGGCTGCCCTTGGCCGCTTGCCGACGGACCGGCGGCTTGGCAGCAGCCGGAGAAGCCTTTGGAGCCGCAGCGCCAGCCGGCTTTTCTTCGCCCGGCTTCGCCGAACGGACTGCCCCCTTCGGCGCGGCCTGCGCGCCTCCAGGCTTGGAGACCGCCTCTACGGACTTTATTGCCGGAGCCTTGCTCTGCGCCGGTTTGGGCTTGGCTGTCTGCCGGACTGCGGGAGTGGGCGCCTTCCCTACCTCGCCGACAGCCGGCTTGGACGATCGGCCCCGTCCTTTCGGCGCGGCCGGCAGATCAGCAGGCTTGGCAGCCGGAATGCTGGCATCAGGCGCCACACTCTCGGCTTTTGAAGCCGGCGTCTTGCCTTC
This genomic window from Chromobacterium phragmitis contains:
- a CDS encoding S53 family peptidase, with translation MAFKMKMLAAALAATAASGSMAASPQDLGKVEQAAPAQKLTVTIALSLRDRDAAARYLQEAHTPSSPNYHKFLTPSEFRARFAPSEASIAKVAARMQVAGLSVKRIGSTLLQVSGPAATVQKAFGAEVHVFQNKSVIQGSAARYTAPVRASSPGVDLSDVQAVIGLDSRPHFRPHLRQLPNHLQPAMDKSAGGVTSGNAPGKWTVTDLARHYNITPLYNKGIHGKGATIGIVTLASFTPSDAFQYWSSIGLAADPNRLTVVDIDGGPGAPDDDAGSSETTLDVEQSGGIAPEAKIIVYQAPNTTQGFVDAFAKAIESNAADTLSVSWGEWEWFDQQAQTVNPVGGKSANVLQTYHDLFLQAALQGQTMFAASGDSGAYDVNRAAPLPQYNKVLSVDSPANQQFITAAGATTVPTTLTFHPNGKEMKVKIPSERAWGWDYLNGLCKALGKDPVACGTFPVGDGGGVSSFISRPFYQNWLPGMRNSPAGQQLVDSSQNPPQVVATLPANFQGRNVPDISMNGDPETGYVVYYTSSKTGFSIQTNNGGTSFVAPQLAGITALLNQSLGGRLGLLNFSLYGLAATGHGYHGFGRHGAPLRDIVAGNNWGYNSHRGYDQATGVGAPDVANLDAALRRYFWF
- a CDS encoding acetoacetate decarboxylase gives rise to the protein MKQQEVRHRAFAMPLTSPAFPPGPYRFVNREYLVITYRTDPDAIQAVLPEPLQALEPVVKYEFIRMPDSTGFGDYSESGQVIPVSFRGERGSYVHSMFLDDQPPLAGGRELWGFPKKAGRPRLEVHQDTLVGSLDFGPVRIATGTMGYKYQSLDRTALLSSLAEPNFLLKIIPHVDGTPRICELVRYHTTDVTIKGAWSAPGALELHPHALAPVAELPVLEVLSARHFICDLTLDLGTVAFDYLQQ
- a CDS encoding oxidoreductase, with protein sequence MLALLIGLGVCSRGRIMWTSRGCKMTRRLKAGLLGYGYAGATFHAPLLNATEGLELVAVSSSKPEHVAQDWPGVRVWPNAEALLDESDIDVVVIATPNDSHFPLAQAALRAGKHVVVDKPFTLDAAQARQLIEEAALAGTMLSVFHNRRWDADFLAVRQLLEDDSLGRVVHFESHFDRYRPQVRQRWRESPGPGAGLWFDLGPHLLDQTLQLFGLPQAISLELAALRDDAQSDDWFHAMLRYPDKRVVLHGSALAAAAAPRFTIHGTRGSFTKHGLDPQEDALKSGERPGGLGWGRDSRPGCVLLDGVSQPFTGPAGDYVRYYAAIRDAILSGKGNPVTAEEAWQVMSLLELGKRSAMLQCWQPVPDGLQTQAS